In a genomic window of Methanoregula sp. UBA64:
- a CDS encoding formylmethanofuran dehydrogenase subunit A, translating into MSEIHGEILIKGGFIVDPAQKIDGDVGDIAIKDGKIVDKVSNAAKVIDAKGKVVMAGGVDVHSHVAGPKVNVGRLFRPEDKLFKSGVAHAPTRMEMGFSIPSVLKTGYDYARMGYGFVMEAAMPPIHAPHVHEEIHDTPIIDEAALPVFGNNWFVMEYLKKGEVENTAAYIAWLLRVTKGFGVKVVNPGGTAAWAWGMNCLGLEDNVPYFDITPHEIITGLMAANEYLGLPHSIHLHQNDLGNPGNYPVTLASLKLAEGVKTHNKFGREQVMHSTHLQFHSYGGDGWATFCSKAKEVMDYVNKQKNITIDLGCVTLDETTTMTADGPFEHHLHALNHLKWVNVDVEMETAAGVVPYIYDKDVVPNGIQWATGLELALYAKDPMRTFITTDHPNAGPFTRYPRVIKWLMNKKSREAVLASMKKMDKVIDATTIHTLDRELTLYEIAAMTRTGPAKCLGLSSYYGSLKPGMIADVAVYDLNYKNMPSDPEKIESAFLRSAAFVKSGEIVVRDGEVLSHGHKKTVWVNPKMKENPQVKRDIAESFAKDYTVGLTNYPVREYLAPHPFVIDVDVEA; encoded by the coding sequence ATGAGCGAGATCCACGGTGAAATTTTAATCAAGGGCGGGTTTATTGTTGACCCGGCCCAGAAGATCGACGGGGATGTTGGCGATATTGCCATAAAAGACGGCAAGATTGTCGACAAGGTCAGCAATGCGGCAAAAGTGATCGATGCAAAAGGCAAGGTCGTCATGGCCGGCGGTGTGGATGTCCACTCCCACGTTGCCGGGCCCAAGGTCAATGTCGGCCGCCTCTTCCGCCCCGAAGACAAGCTCTTTAAGAGCGGCGTTGCCCACGCCCCCACCCGGATGGAGATGGGATTCTCCATCCCCAGTGTCCTCAAAACCGGATACGATTATGCCCGCATGGGATACGGCTTTGTCATGGAGGCAGCAATGCCCCCGATTCACGCCCCCCACGTGCACGAAGAGATCCACGACACCCCCATCATCGATGAGGCAGCACTCCCGGTATTCGGGAACAACTGGTTTGTCATGGAGTATCTCAAGAAGGGTGAGGTCGAGAATACCGCTGCCTACATTGCCTGGTTACTCAGAGTGACAAAAGGCTTCGGTGTCAAGGTTGTCAATCCCGGCGGCACTGCAGCATGGGCGTGGGGCATGAACTGCCTTGGCCTCGAAGACAATGTGCCGTACTTCGATATCACCCCCCACGAGATCATCACCGGTCTCATGGCGGCAAACGAGTACCTCGGCCTGCCCCATTCGATCCACCTCCACCAGAACGATCTCGGGAACCCCGGGAACTACCCGGTTACCCTTGCCTCGCTCAAGCTTGCCGAAGGTGTCAAGACGCACAACAAATTCGGCCGCGAACAGGTCATGCACTCGACCCACCTCCAGTTCCACTCCTATGGCGGGGACGGCTGGGCGACCTTCTGCTCGAAGGCAAAAGAGGTCATGGACTACGTCAACAAGCAAAAGAACATCACCATCGATCTCGGCTGCGTAACCCTTGACGAGACCACCACGATGACCGCCGACGGCCCGTTCGAACACCACCTCCATGCCTTAAACCACCTCAAGTGGGTGAATGTGGATGTCGAAATGGAGACCGCTGCCGGTGTCGTACCCTATATCTACGACAAGGATGTGGTCCCGAACGGTATCCAGTGGGCGACCGGTCTCGAACTCGCGCTCTATGCAAAGGATCCGATGCGGACCTTTATTACCACCGACCACCCGAACGCCGGCCCGTTCACCCGGTACCCGCGGGTCATCAAGTGGCTCATGAACAAGAAGTCGCGTGAAGCGGTCCTCGCCTCCATGAAGAAGATGGACAAGGTCATCGATGCAACGACCATCCACACCCTCGACCGCGAGCTCACGCTTTATGAGATTGCCGCCATGACCCGTACCGGCCCGGCAAAGTGCCTCGGTCTCTCCAGTTACTACGGCAGCCTCAAGCCCGGTATGATTGCCGATGTTGCGGTCTACGACCTCAACTACAAGAATATGCCCAGCGACCCCGAGAAGATCGAGTCTGCATTCTTACGTTCCGCGGCATTTGTCAAGTCCGGCGAGATTGTTGTCCGCGACGGGGAAGTCCTCAGCCACGGCCACAAGAAGACCGTCTGGGTCAACCCGAAGATGAAAGAGAACCCGCAGGTGAAACGCGATATTGCCGAGAGTTTCGCCAAAGACTACACCGTCGGGCTCACCAACTACCCGGTCCGCGAATACCTTGCTCCGCACCCGTTCGTGATCGATGTCGATGTGGAGGCCTGA